In the Alteromonas sp. M12 genome, one interval contains:
- the rpoD gene encoding RNA polymerase sigma factor RpoD: MAQSKQSQIKLLIVKGKEQGYLTFAEVNDHLPQDIVDSDQIEDIIRMINDMGIQVFESAPDSDELLMQETTADEEVAEAAAQALATVESEIGRTTDPVRMYMREMGTVELLTREGEIEIAKRIEDGINQVQCSVAEYPEAITYLLDQWDQFEAEEIRLSDIIIGFVDPNETDVAPTATHVGSELSEEELDDEDDDEDDEDEEEEDTGPDPELAREKFDELRKQYIKARDVIALKGRSHKDARKQINELSEVFKEFRLIPKQFDRMVKNMRGMMNRVRVQERIVMKHCVVNAKMPKKDFIKAFAGNETTTDWLVAVLESGASYVPALLEVKEELERAISKMNQVEEETGLIIADIKDINRRMSIGEAKARRAKKEMVEANLRLVISIAKKYTNRGLQFLDLIQEGNIGLMKAVDKFEYRRGYKFSTYATWWIRQAITRSIADQARTIRIPVHMIETINKLNRISRQMLQEMGREPTPEELSERMIMPEDKIRKVLKIAKEPISMETPIGDDEDSHLGDFIEDSTIVQPLDSATGGSLKDATQEVLAGLTAREAKVLRMRFGIDMNTDHTLEEVGKQFDVTRERIRQIEAKALRKLRHPSRSEQLRSFLDE; this comes from the coding sequence ATGGCGCAAAGCAAGCAGTCTCAGATAAAACTCCTTATTGTAAAAGGAAAAGAGCAAGGTTATTTAACTTTTGCTGAAGTAAACGATCACCTTCCCCAAGACATTGTCGACTCTGATCAAATCGAAGACATTATTCGAATGATCAATGATATGGGTATTCAGGTATTCGAATCAGCTCCCGATTCTGACGAATTGTTAATGCAAGAAACGACAGCCGATGAAGAAGTGGCTGAAGCAGCGGCTCAAGCGCTAGCTACGGTTGAGAGTGAAATTGGTCGCACAACTGACCCTGTCCGTATGTACATGCGTGAGATGGGTACGGTTGAACTTCTGACCCGTGAAGGCGAGATCGAAATTGCCAAGCGAATTGAAGATGGCATTAACCAAGTTCAATGCTCAGTTGCAGAATACCCAGAGGCAATTACTTATTTGCTTGACCAATGGGACCAATTCGAAGCTGAAGAAATTCGTCTTAGTGACATTATCATTGGTTTTGTCGATCCTAATGAAACCGATGTTGCTCCTACCGCAACCCACGTTGGTTCTGAGTTATCTGAAGAAGAACTGGATGACGAAGATGACGACGAAGATGATGAGGACGAGGAAGAAGAAGATACTGGTCCTGATCCTGAATTGGCTAGAGAAAAATTTGATGAGTTGCGTAAGCAGTACATTAAAGCCCGCGATGTAATCGCTCTCAAGGGCCGTTCACACAAAGACGCTAGAAAACAAATTAATGAACTAAGTGAAGTTTTTAAAGAGTTTAGATTAATACCAAAACAATTCGATCGCATGGTTAAAAACATGCGCGGCATGATGAATAGAGTGCGCGTGCAAGAACGAATTGTAATGAAACACTGCGTTGTAAACGCAAAAATGCCTAAGAAAGACTTTATTAAGGCATTTGCAGGCAATGAAACCACCACTGATTGGTTGGTAGCAGTGCTTGAAAGTGGTGCTAGTTACGTTCCTGCACTACTTGAAGTTAAAGAAGAATTAGAACGCGCTATCAGCAAGATGAACCAAGTTGAAGAAGAAACTGGGCTTATCATTGCTGATATCAAAGACATCAACCGTCGTATGTCGATTGGCGAAGCGAAAGCTCGCAGAGCTAAGAAAGAAATGGTTGAAGCTAACTTACGTTTGGTTATCTCCATTGCTAAAAAGTACACAAACCGTGGACTACAATTCTTGGATCTTATCCAAGAAGGTAATATTGGTTTGATGAAAGCGGTTGATAAGTTTGAATACCGTCGTGGTTATAAGTTCTCAACTTATGCGACATGGTGGATTCGACAAGCAATTACACGTTCAATTGCTGACCAAGCTAGAACTATTCGTATTCCGGTACATATGATTGAAACGATCAATAAATTGAATCGTATTTCTCGTCAAATGCTACAAGAAATGGGTAGAGAGCCAACACCTGAAGAGTTGTCAGAACGCATGATCATGCCTGAAGACAAAATTCGTAAGGTACTTAAAATTGCTAAAGAGCCAATCTCCATGGAAACGCCTATCGGTGATGATGAAGATTCGCACTTAGGTGACTTTATTGAAGATAGTACTATTGTACAGCCTCTCGACTCTGCCACTGGCGGCAGTCTTAAAGACGCGACTCAAGAAGTACTTGCAGGGCTAACCGCTAGAGAAGCAAAAGTATTACGTATGCGTTTTGGTATCGATATGAACACTGACCACACTTTGGAAGAAGTAGGTAAGCAGTTTGACGTTACCCGTGAACGTATTCGTCAGATCGAAGCTAAGGCATTACGTAAATTACGTCACCCAAGCCGCTCTGAACAATTACGCAGCTTCTTGGACGAGTAA
- a CDS encoding GatB/YqeY domain-containing protein, whose product MTLLEQLNQAMKDAMRAKDKLRLGTIRMALAAVKQREVDERIELTDTDVIVLLTKMVKQRKDAANQFEDAGRQDLADTEKAEIEVIQSFLPQPLTEQELDDLIQQAMQDTQAAGMQDMGKVMGWLKPKVQGRADMGKLSGQIKAKLA is encoded by the coding sequence ATGACCCTTCTTGAACAACTAAATCAAGCAATGAAAGATGCAATGCGCGCTAAAGACAAACTTCGTCTTGGCACAATACGTATGGCACTTGCAGCGGTTAAGCAGCGTGAAGTAGACGAGAGAATTGAGTTAACTGATACTGATGTTATTGTACTGCTAACCAAGATGGTAAAACAGCGTAAAGATGCTGCTAACCAATTTGAAGATGCGGGTCGTCAAGATTTGGCGGATACCGAAAAAGCAGAAATCGAAGTTATTCAATCATTTTTGCCTCAACCGTTAACGGAACAGGAATTAGATGATTTGATTCAACAAGCGATGCAAGACACTCAGGCTGCGGGGATGCAGGATATGGGTAAGGTTATGGGCTGGTTAAAACCAAAAGTCCAAGGCCGTGCTGATATGGGCAAATTAAGTGGTCAAATTAAAGCTAAGCTTGCCTGA
- the dnaG gene encoding DNA primase encodes MAGRIPKDFIDDLIARTDIVELVDSRVKLKKAGKNYQACCPFHSEKSPSFTVSQDKQFYHCFGCGAHGNAISFIIEYDRLEFPEAVEELARFHSLEVPREQGAKPGPTPQQKAQIADDYQLMEQASRFFEHQLKQHEQKNKPIEYLKQRGLSGEIVKAFGIGYAPPEWDGIYKQFGTTPEKQQQLLDLKLITENNNRRRYDFFRDRIMFPIRDKRGRVIGFGGRVLEDGGPKYLNSPETRIFHKGHELYGFYQAKQANRKLERLMIVEGYMDVVALAQFGIDYAVASLGTSTTPEHIQMLFRAAPEIICCYDGDRAGREAAWRALENALPQLKDGVEMKFLFLPDGEDPDTLVRQTGKEQFETLLREKSVPLSQFFFENLIQQFNVGSSEGKAALTKAANEYIEQINAENLVVLLKEELRKKIKGDSYKADILEDIKQANRVGKAQKLDYQLPNKNNMSPVRKLLRLLLLHPNLARQHPDIQPAALNPDFIKGLHVLIKMQAFCASQSAINTGHVLEHFRGDPEAKFLQQLLQIDHDADDKRPDKLYIDSFNRLIEQQLKARYQQLMAKGSAMTKEEMQEVKLLTQTKATYSAE; translated from the coding sequence ATGGCTGGACGAATTCCAAAAGATTTTATCGATGATCTGATTGCTCGTACTGATATAGTCGAATTAGTCGATAGTCGCGTTAAATTAAAAAAAGCAGGTAAAAATTACCAAGCATGCTGTCCTTTCCATAGTGAGAAAAGTCCTTCATTTACCGTTAGCCAAGACAAACAGTTTTATCACTGTTTTGGTTGTGGGGCTCATGGCAATGCGATTTCGTTTATCATTGAATACGACCGTCTAGAATTTCCAGAAGCAGTAGAAGAGCTAGCCAGATTTCATAGTTTAGAAGTTCCGCGAGAGCAAGGTGCCAAACCCGGGCCCACGCCACAGCAAAAAGCGCAAATTGCTGATGATTACCAATTGATGGAACAAGCCTCTCGATTTTTTGAACATCAACTCAAGCAGCACGAGCAAAAAAACAAGCCGATTGAGTATTTAAAGCAACGTGGACTTAGTGGTGAAATAGTCAAAGCATTTGGCATAGGCTATGCTCCGCCTGAATGGGATGGAATTTACAAACAGTTTGGCACTACGCCAGAAAAACAACAGCAACTGCTTGATTTAAAATTGATCACAGAAAATAATAATCGCCGTCGTTATGACTTTTTCAGAGATAGGATCATGTTCCCGATCCGCGACAAACGAGGCCGAGTAATTGGCTTTGGTGGTCGCGTACTTGAAGATGGCGGCCCCAAGTATTTAAACTCGCCAGAAACTCGCATTTTTCATAAAGGACATGAGTTATACGGCTTTTACCAAGCCAAGCAAGCTAACCGAAAACTTGAACGTTTAATGATTGTTGAAGGTTACATGGACGTAGTAGCGTTAGCGCAATTTGGTATCGACTACGCAGTAGCTTCATTGGGCACCTCCACGACCCCAGAGCATATACAAATGCTATTTCGCGCTGCGCCAGAGATAATTTGTTGCTACGACGGCGATCGTGCCGGTCGTGAAGCAGCATGGCGTGCTCTAGAAAATGCCCTGCCGCAGCTTAAAGATGGCGTGGAAATGAAGTTTTTGTTTCTACCCGATGGCGAAGATCCAGATACCCTAGTGCGACAAACCGGAAAAGAACAATTCGAAACGCTTTTAAGAGAGAAGTCAGTACCTTTGTCTCAATTCTTTTTTGAAAACCTCATTCAACAATTCAACGTCGGCAGTAGCGAAGGAAAAGCTGCGTTAACCAAAGCCGCGAATGAATATATTGAGCAAATCAATGCTGAAAATCTTGTGGTTCTATTGAAAGAAGAGTTACGTAAAAAGATCAAAGGTGACAGCTACAAAGCCGATATTTTAGAAGATATTAAACAAGCAAATCGAGTAGGCAAAGCGCAAAAGCTCGACTACCAATTACCCAATAAAAATAACATGTCGCCGGTTAGAAAATTATTGCGGCTGTTATTGTTGCACCCTAATTTAGCCAGACAACACCCAGATATCCAACCGGCTGCATTAAATCCTGACTTTATAAAAGGTTTGCATGTGTTGATAAAAATGCAGGCGTTTTGTGCGTCTCAATCAGCGATCAATACGGGCCATGTATTGGAACACTTCAGAGGTGATCCAGAAGCGAAGTTTTTGCAACAACTACTGCAAATTGACCATGACGCTGACGACAAACGCCCAGACAAGCTTTACATCGACAGTTTTAATCGATTGATTGAACAACAGCTTAAAGCTCGCTATCAACAACTTATGGCCAAAGGTTCAGCGATGACCAAAGAAGAAATGCAAGAAGTAAAATTGCTGACCCAAACAAAAGCGACTTATAGTGCCGAATGA
- a CDS encoding alpha/beta hydrolase: MVVLFVHGMGRTPISATPMLWRLRRHGHSVDVVGYFTGTETFTEIVNRVSLKIQEVAEKGEYILIGHSLGGLMLRAALQNMPLTVKLPKHLFLLGSPVTPARLAQKSQHELGFQLVSGDCGQLLASPTRLSKINMPDVPTTAIVGTRSFPLTKKYFLDEENDGVVSVSECAHQDIHEVIKVAVVHTFLPSSRKVSRIILDKINSIQSSLLAL; encoded by the coding sequence ATGGTGGTTTTGTTTGTTCACGGCATGGGGCGCACGCCAATATCGGCAACTCCTATGTTATGGCGATTGCGTAGACATGGTCACTCGGTTGATGTGGTGGGCTATTTTACTGGCACTGAAACTTTCACTGAGATTGTAAATAGGGTCAGTTTAAAAATTCAAGAAGTGGCGGAGAAAGGAGAATATATCTTAATTGGGCATTCTCTGGGTGGTTTAATGCTAAGAGCAGCGTTACAAAACATGCCGCTAACCGTCAAATTGCCTAAACATTTATTTCTGTTAGGCTCGCCGGTGACGCCAGCACGATTAGCTCAAAAGAGTCAGCATGAACTGGGATTTCAATTAGTCTCTGGGGATTGTGGCCAACTATTGGCTAGCCCAACGAGGTTGTCAAAAATTAATATGCCTGATGTGCCTACAACGGCCATTGTTGGTACCCGCAGTTTTCCACTGACCAAAAAGTATTTTCTTGACGAAGAAAATGACGGCGTAGTATCGGTAAGTGAATGTGCCCACCAAGATATTCATGAAGTCATTAAAGTTGCTGTAGTGCATACCTTTTTGCCCAGCAGTCGAAAAGTCAGCAGGATTATTTTGGATAAAATAAATTCGATTCAATCCAGTTTATTAGCCTTGTAG
- a CDS encoding efflux RND transporter permease subunit, with protein sequence MLLSDISVKRPVFASVVNLLLIIFGVVAISLLSLREFPDIDPPIVSINTNYPGASASIVETRITQLLEDRISGIEGIKNITSTSRNGRSDISIEFDLSRDIDAASNDVRERVSRALNNLPDQADPPEVSKSDSDEDVVVWYNLRSDNMSVMELTDYADRFLVDRLSVVNGIARVQLGGGRTYAMKVWLDRNAMAAREITVADVERVIRSENVELPAGEIESNDRDFEVRVARSFLTPDDFADLTIKVGAGGYLVKLKEIAIVELAAEDDESEFRGDGVNMIGMGIIKQSKANTLEVAREARKAIDEISESLPDNIFIVPSYDSSVFIDESINEVYNTLGVAMALVVFVIYIFLGSIRATLIPAVTVPVSLVAAFIVMYALGFSINLLTLLAMVLAIGLVVDDAIVVIENIYRRLEMGEPPLLAAFRGAKEVGFAVIATTLVLISVFVPLVFLEGNIGRLFTEFALAIAAAVAFSSFTALTLSPMLSSKLLKQRSRNSGFGKWMDDSFKKVEGAYYNSLNRTLHQPILIVIMLLASVVALVQMSQKIPSEFVPKEDRGNFFLSLQGAEGASFESNSVNLKKVEDLLLPYLGEGEIERIIVRTPGGGGSAGRAVIGMVPFDERERSTFELMDELSVKLSQIPDVRAFAIMRPGIGGRGLGRPVQFVLQGDTYEDLVKWRNTLLEKASENPKLLRLDSDYKETLPQILINIDRQRAADLGVSISDIGSTLETMLGQRRVSTYLDRGQEYDVILEGQEEDYRSPQSIENLYVRSATTNQLIPMDNLLTFEERATSARLNRYNRMRSVTISANLASDYTVGEALAYLENIVETELPTGVSIDYKGESQLYKETGSSIIFVFLLALAITYLVLAAQFESWIHPLVIMLTVPLALLGAFIGLYVSGASLNIYSQIGLVMLIGLAAKNGILIVEFANQLRDAGIEFEAALKRAATQRLRPIVMTGFTTVFSSLPLVVATGPGSESRAVIGIVIFYGVLLSALMTLYVVPIAYYWLARHTGSPEQIAHELEELDEKIPYTKGDAI encoded by the coding sequence ATGCTTTTATCTGATATTTCTGTTAAACGTCCGGTCTTTGCGTCAGTTGTTAATTTGCTATTAATTATTTTTGGCGTAGTTGCAATTAGCCTATTATCGTTGCGCGAGTTTCCGGATATTGATCCACCCATAGTTTCGATAAATACAAATTATCCTGGCGCATCTGCATCCATTGTCGAAACTCGAATTACGCAGTTGCTGGAAGACCGTATTTCCGGAATTGAAGGTATCAAAAATATTACTTCAACCAGTCGTAATGGTCGTTCAGACATTAGTATTGAGTTTGATCTTTCTAGAGATATTGATGCCGCTTCCAATGATGTGCGTGAGCGAGTTAGCCGGGCGCTAAATAATCTACCTGATCAAGCTGATCCGCCGGAAGTGTCAAAATCAGATTCTGATGAAGATGTTGTGGTTTGGTATAACTTACGCAGCGATAACATGTCAGTAATGGAGTTAACTGATTACGCCGATCGATTCTTAGTGGATCGTTTGTCGGTGGTCAACGGGATTGCTCGGGTTCAATTAGGTGGTGGTCGCACCTATGCGATGAAAGTTTGGTTAGATCGAAACGCTATGGCTGCTCGAGAGATTACAGTTGCCGACGTAGAAAGAGTGATTCGCTCTGAAAATGTCGAGTTGCCTGCTGGTGAAATAGAGTCAAATGATCGAGACTTTGAAGTTCGTGTTGCCAGAAGCTTCCTAACCCCAGATGACTTTGCTGATTTAACCATAAAAGTGGGTGCTGGTGGCTATTTAGTCAAATTAAAAGAGATAGCGATTGTTGAACTAGCCGCTGAAGATGATGAATCCGAGTTTCGTGGTGATGGCGTCAACATGATAGGTATGGGGATTATCAAACAATCCAAAGCCAATACATTGGAAGTTGCCCGTGAAGCGCGAAAAGCAATTGATGAGATTTCGGAAAGCCTACCTGACAATATTTTTATTGTTCCAAGCTATGATTCTTCAGTATTTATCGATGAGTCAATTAACGAGGTTTACAATACCTTAGGGGTAGCAATGGCCTTAGTGGTCTTTGTTATTTATATCTTTTTAGGCAGTATTCGAGCGACTTTAATTCCAGCGGTCACAGTACCTGTTTCCCTAGTCGCTGCATTTATCGTGATGTATGCGTTGGGCTTTTCGATTAACTTACTGACGCTTTTGGCTATGGTCTTAGCCATCGGGTTGGTGGTAGATGACGCCATCGTGGTGATTGAAAATATTTATCGTCGCTTAGAAATGGGTGAACCGCCTTTGCTTGCTGCTTTTCGAGGAGCAAAAGAGGTTGGATTTGCGGTCATAGCAACCACATTGGTTTTGATTTCTGTTTTTGTACCACTTGTTTTCTTAGAAGGAAATATAGGTCGTTTATTTACCGAGTTTGCTTTAGCAATCGCTGCTGCTGTGGCTTTTTCTAGCTTTACAGCCTTAACGCTATCTCCCATGTTATCTTCTAAATTGTTGAAACAAAGGTCTCGCAATTCAGGTTTCGGGAAATGGATGGACGATTCTTTTAAGAAAGTAGAAGGGGCTTACTATAATAGTTTAAACCGAACCCTACATCAGCCAATTTTGATTGTAATAATGTTGCTCGCTAGCGTAGTCGCTTTAGTGCAAATGAGCCAAAAAATCCCTAGCGAATTTGTACCTAAAGAAGACCGAGGAAACTTCTTCCTTTCACTTCAAGGTGCCGAAGGTGCTAGCTTTGAAAGCAATTCAGTCAACTTAAAGAAGGTTGAAGATTTACTGTTGCCATATCTTGGTGAAGGTGAAATAGAACGAATTATTGTCCGCACACCAGGTGGTGGTGGCTCTGCAGGCCGTGCTGTAATAGGTATGGTTCCGTTCGATGAAAGAGAGCGTTCTACTTTTGAGTTAATGGATGAATTGAGTGTTAAATTATCGCAAATTCCCGATGTTCGTGCTTTCGCAATAATGCGTCCAGGTATTGGTGGGCGAGGCTTAGGTCGTCCCGTACAGTTTGTATTGCAGGGCGATACATATGAAGATTTAGTTAAGTGGCGAAATACACTATTAGAAAAAGCGTCTGAGAATCCAAAATTGCTACGCTTAGATTCTGATTACAAAGAAACTCTGCCGCAAATATTGATTAACATTGATAGGCAACGAGCCGCGGATCTTGGCGTTTCAATATCAGATATCGGTAGTACTTTAGAGACCATGCTTGGACAGAGACGTGTGTCCACCTATTTGGATCGAGGTCAGGAGTACGACGTGATCCTAGAAGGACAAGAGGAAGATTACCGGAGTCCACAGAGCATAGAAAACTTGTACGTAAGGTCGGCTACTACCAATCAACTTATTCCAATGGATAACTTACTGACTTTCGAAGAACGAGCCACTTCGGCTCGACTAAATCGCTACAATCGTATGCGCAGTGTGACCATAAGTGCAAATTTAGCCAGTGATTACACTGTAGGAGAAGCGTTAGCCTACTTGGAAAACATTGTTGAAACTGAGTTACCCACAGGAGTTTCAATAGACTATAAAGGTGAGTCTCAACTTTATAAAGAAACGGGTAGTTCGATTATTTTTGTGTTTCTTTTGGCACTGGCAATTACTTATTTAGTATTGGCAGCTCAATTTGAAAGTTGGATCCATCCGTTGGTTATTATGTTAACTGTTCCATTGGCCTTGTTGGGTGCGTTCATTGGGCTCTATGTTTCAGGTGCCAGTTTAAATATCTACAGCCAAATAGGGCTCGTGATGTTGATTGGGCTGGCGGCTAAAAATGGTATTTTGATAGTGGAATTTGCCAATCAATTACGTGATGCTGGAATCGAGTTTGAAGCGGCCTTAAAACGAGCCGCAACTCAACGGCTACGACCGATAGTGATGACCGGTTTTACCACTGTTTTCAGCTCACTTCCTTTAGTGGTTGCGACAGGCCCAGGTTCTGAGAGTAGGGCAGTGATTGGTATCGTCATCTTTTACGGTGTTTTGTTATCAGCTTTGATGACGCTTTACGTTGTACCAATTGCTTATTATTGGTTAGCTAGACACACAGGCTCTCCAGAGCAAATTGCTCACGAACTTGAAGAACTAGATGAAAAAATACCTTATACAAAAGGTGACGCAATTTAG